GCTGGGGAACCCAGTGCGGGTTGGGGATGAAACGGACGTCCGCCACATAGTTGGAATCCACCGGCAGCCCGTACTTGAACCCGAAGCTCATCACGTTCAGCCGCAGCACGATCGGCCCGGATTCGGTGAAGAGCTCGGTGATGGTGGTGGCCAGGGCGTGGACGTTCAGCTTGGAGGTGTCCACGACGACGTCGGATGATTCGCGCAGTTCCTTGACCACATCCCGCTCGGCGGCGATGCCATCCAGGATGCTGCCGTCCTCCTGCAGCGGGTGGGGGCGCCTGCCCTGCTCAAAGCGGCGCACGAGGGTTTCATCCTCGGCGTCCAGGAACAGCAGCCGGTAGGAGACGCCGGCTGCACGGAGGCCGCTGAGGGCCTCCCTGATGTCCTTGAACAGTTCCTTGCTGCGGACGTCGATGACCACAGCCAGCTTGGGGATGGAATGCGGCATCCGGGACACCAGCTCGGTCAGGGTGCCCAGCATCAGCGGCGGCAGGTTCTCCACCACGTACCAGCCGTGGTCCTCGAGGGCGTTGGCGGCCGTGCTGCGTCCGGCGCCGGACATGCCGGTAACCACCAGCAGCTCCGACTCGGCGGGCTTGACCGGGGTCAGCGCGTCCTGTTCGTTCATGTCCGTCGTCCCATCCTTAGGGTTCTTTTTTGGCACAGGTCTCTCCCCGTACCGGTTTCTGCTGCATTGGAGCCCGAAGCGCACCTGCTCCAGGGAAGGAAGCCGATTATCCAGCCTAGCTAAGTTTCCATGATTTCGCCGGTGGCCATGTTCACCGCGGGGGCGCCGGCCGAGCCGCCCTTCTCCGCGAGCTGGGCGTGGACCGACGCCGCCAGCGCCGGCCCGATGCCCGGCACCCGCTGCAGCTCCTCCGCCGAGGCACTGCGCAGCTTCTTGACCGACCCGAACTCCTTGAGCAGCGCTGCACGCTTGGCCGGTCCGAGGCCGGAAATCTCGTCCAGCAGGGAGGCGGTCATGGATTTGGCCCGCTTCTGGCGGTGGAAGGTGATGGCGAAGCGGTGTGCTTCGTCGCGGATGCGCTGGAGCAGGAACAGGGCTTCGGAGGCACGCGGCAGGATCACCGGGAAGTCGCTGTCCGGGACCCACACCTCCTCCAGCCGCTTGGCCAGGCCCACCACGTAGATGTCGGTGATGCCCAGGTCCGCCAGGGCCCGGGAGGCCGCCGCCACCTGCGGCTGGCCGCCGTCGACCACCACCAGGTTGGGCGGATAGGCGAACTTGGCCCGGGGAGCGGCGGTGAGCGTGTCCGTCAGCGGCTGGACATCGGTGCCGGTGCGTTCCGCGGGCAGCTTGGCCAGCGCCTCGGCCGCTGCGGGGTCGGCGGCCGGATCCGCGTTTTCGGCGAGGTAGTTGCGGAAACGGCGGGAGATGACGTCGTACATGGCCGAGGTGTCATCCCGGGCCGCGTCGCCGGTGATGGAGAACTTGCGGTAGTCGGACTTCTTCGGCAGCCCGTCCTCGGCCACCACCATGGAGGCCACCACGTTGGTGCCGGAGACGTGGGAGATGTCGTAGCACTCGATGCGCAGCAGGGCCACCGGCAGGTCCAGGGCTTCCTGCAGTTCCTGCAGCGCGGCGGAGCGGGTGGTGATGTCCCCGGCGCGGCGGCTTTTGTGCAGACGCAGGGCGTCGGCGGCGTTGCGGGCCACCGTCTCCATCAGGGCCTTCTTGTCGCCGCGCTGCGGAACACGGATGTCCACCCGGGACCCGCGCAGGCCGGAGAGCCACAGCGCCAGCTCGTCGGCGTTGGCCGGCAGCTCCGGAACCAGCACCTGGCGGGGAATGCGGTCGGTGGAGGCTGACTCCCCGTAGACCTGCTGGATCAGGTGCTCCACGAGGTCCGAGGTGTCGGCATCCTCGACCTTCTCCACGACCCAGCCGCGCTGGCCGCGGATCCTGCCGGCCCGAACGTGGAACACCTGGGCCGAGGCTTCAAGCTCGTCTTCCTCGAGTGCGAAGATGTCGGCGTCGGTGTCCTCGCTCAGCACCACGTTGTTGCGTTCGAAGACCTTGCGCAGGGCCGAGATGTCGTCGCGCAGCCGGGCGGCGGACTCGTAGTCCAGTTCGGCCACGGCGGCCTGCATCTCCTTCTCCAGCGTTCCGAT
This genomic interval from Arthrobacter sp. zg-Y820 contains the following:
- the rapZ gene encoding RNase adapter RapZ, translating into MNEQDALTPVKPAESELLVVTGMSGAGRSTAANALEDHGWYVVENLPPLMLGTLTELVSRMPHSIPKLAVVIDVRSKELFKDIREALSGLRAAGVSYRLLFLDAEDETLVRRFEQGRRPHPLQEDGSILDGIAAERDVVKELRESSDVVVDTSKLNVHALATTITELFTESGPIVLRLNVMSFGFKYGLPVDSNYVADVRFIPNPHWVPQLRPHTGLDEDVRDYVLQAQGTADFLDRYVEALVPVIDGYRRENKHYATIAVGCTGGKHRSVAVTEELAKRLAQLPHVTVSAHHRDLGRE
- the uvrC gene encoding excinuclease ABC subunit UvrC; its protein translation is MADPATYRPKTGEIPTAPGVYRFRDEHRRVIYVGKAKNLRSRLNSYFANPRGLLPKTRAMVHTASSVEWTVVGTELEALQLEYTWIKEFNPRFNIMFRDDKSYPYLAVTMGEKYPRAQVMRGDRRKDTRYFGPFYPAKAIRETLDTLLRVFPVRTCSSGVFKRAERTGRPCLLGYIDKCAAPCVGRISPEDHRQLAAELCDFMSGEGKRFIGTLEKEMQAAVAELDYESAARLRDDISALRKVFERNNVVLSEDTDADIFALEEDELEASAQVFHVRAGRIRGQRGWVVEKVEDADTSDLVEHLIQQVYGESASTDRIPRQVLVPELPANADELALWLSGLRGSRVDIRVPQRGDKKALMETVARNAADALRLHKSRRAGDITTRSAALQELQEALDLPVALLRIECYDISHVSGTNVVASMVVAEDGLPKKSDYRKFSITGDAARDDTSAMYDVISRRFRNYLAENADPAADPAAAEALAKLPAERTGTDVQPLTDTLTAAPRAKFAYPPNLVVVDGGQPQVAAASRALADLGITDIYVVGLAKRLEEVWVPDSDFPVILPRASEALFLLQRIRDEAHRFAITFHRQKRAKSMTASLLDEISGLGPAKRAALLKEFGSVKKLRSASAEELQRVPGIGPALAASVHAQLAEKGGSAGAPAVNMATGEIMET